Proteins from a genomic interval of Nematostella vectensis chromosome 12, jaNemVect1.1, whole genome shotgun sequence:
- the LOC5516866 gene encoding calmodulin-A-like isoform X2 → MAAPSGKCSTIPEKGEADRKSMKRAFKRADSDASGKIQGEQFCLAAKDAGFDTSTEDLQRVLSKFDKDTDSEINFGEFVDMMKYIEDSSGQDFEANLREAFRKFDRDGSGYISPEELRYVVCHSGEKLSEDEARELIDMFDKNKDGQLSWEEFVEFIKTSMPGEDDKGEEVVLPEEEGQGEKVSQEKAQEGEGGSLDNVEGNAV, encoded by the exons ATGGCGGCGCCATCGGGGAAATGCTCAACGATTCCAGAGAAAGGTGAAGCGGATAGAAAGAGCATGAAGCGTGCGTTCAAAAGGGCAGATTCTGACGCTAGTGGGAAGATTCAAGGCGAGCAGTTTTGTCTAGCTGCGAAAGACGCAGGATTTGATACAAGTACTGAAGATTTACAGCGCGTGTTAAGTAAATTCGACAAAGACACTGATTCCGAGATAAACTTTGGCGAATTTGTGGATATGATGAAATATATCGAAGATTCCAGTGGTCAGGATTTCGAGGCAAATCTGAGAGAAGCGTTCAG GAAATTCGACCGTGACGGAAGTGGCTACATTTCACCGGAAGAGTTGCGTTACGTCGTTTGTCACTCAGGCGAGAAACTGTCAGAGGATGAGGCACGAGAGCTGATCGACatgtttgacaaaaacaaggACGGCCAGCTCAGCTGGGAGGAGTTCGTCGAATTTATTAAGACGAGTATGCCAGGGGAGGACGACAAAGGAGAGGAGGTCGTGTTGCCGGAAGAAGAGGGTCAGGGGGAGAAAGTGTCGCAAGAAAAAGCCCAAGAAGGGGAAGGTGGTAGCCTAGATAACGTTGAAGGGAATGCTGTGTAG
- the LOC5516867 gene encoding adenylosuccinate lyase, translating to MADGKESVYSKYRSPLTSRYASKEMAYCFSEDKKFSTWRRLWLYLAKAEKELGQNISAEQIAEMEANLENIDYDLAAEEERKRRHDVMAHVHTFGVCCPKAAPIIHLGATSCYVGDNTDLIVMRDAFDIILPKLARCIQRLANFADEYKSLPTLGFTHYQPAQLTTVGKRACLWISDLLMDLRNVTRARDDLRFRGVKGTTGTQASFLSLFDGDHGKVEKLDELVTDMAGFKSTYIVTGQTYSRKVDLDCLAALSSLGASVHKICTDIRLLANRKEIEEPFEKDQIGSSAMPYKRNPMRSERCCSLARHLMTLVSGAQQTASVQWLERTLDDSANRRIILAEGFLTADIVLSTLQNVFEGLVVYPKVINRHIMQELPFMATENVIMAMVKAGESRQECHEKMRVLSHEAGAQVKEHGRDNDLVARIKACGYFAPIHDHLGDLLDAKTFIGRAPEQVTKFLEIEARPALQPFHAQLHGKSEIDV from the exons ATGGCGGACGGAAAGGAATCCGTTTACTCGAAATACCGGAGTCCACTGACAAGCCGGTATGCTAGCAAGGAAATGGCTTATTGCTTCTCTGAAGACAAGAAATTCTCAACATGGAGGCGACTATGGCTCTATCTTGCTAAAGCGGAGAAG GAACTGGGACAAAACATATCAGCAGAACAAATAGCTGAGATGGAAGCAAACCTGGAAAACATCGACTATGACCTTGCTGCTGAAGAAGAGAGGAAGCGTAGACATGATGTCATGGCACACGTGCATACGTTTGGCGTGTGCTGTCCGAAGGCTGCACCCATTATTCATTTGGGAGCCACATCTTGTTATGTTGGAGATAACACA GATTTAATTGTGATGAGAGATGCATTTGACATCATTTTGCCAAAG CTTGCAAGATGTATTCAAAGGCTAGCCAACTTTGCAGATGAATACAAATCCCTTCCAACACTTGGATTTACCCATTATCA ACCTGCACAACTGACAACAGTGGGTAAGCGAGCGTGTCTATGGATCTCTGATCTCCTTATGGATTTGAGAAACGTAACCAGGGCAAGAGATGATCTCAGGTTTAGAGGGGTAAAGGGGACCACAGGGACACAAGCCAGCTTTCTCAGTCTGTTTGATGGAGACCATGGGAAG GTTGAGAAACTTGACGAGTTAGTTACTGACATGGCAGGATTCAAGTCGACTTATATTGTGACAGGTCAGACATACAGCCGTAAGGTTGACCTGGATTGCCTGGCTGCGCTGAGCAGCCTGGGAGCATCTGTCCACAAG ATTTGTACTGATATTAGACTGCTGGCAAACAGAAAGGAAATTGAGGAACCTTTTGAAAAAGATCAAATAG GTTCCAGTGCTATGCCGTATAAGAGAAACCCCATGCGGAGCGAACGCTGCTGCAGCCTCGCCCGCCATCTCATGACGCTGGTCAGCGGTGCACAGCAGACAGCCTCGGTTCAGTGGCTTGAGCGAACGCTGGATGACAGTGCGAACAGACGGATTATTCTGGCAGAGGGCTTCCTTACCGCGGATATAGTGCTGAGCACGTTACAGAACGTCTTTGAGGGGCTTGTCGTCTACCCGAAG GTAATAAACCGGCACATCATGCAAGAGTTGCCCTTCATGGCCACAGAAAACGTCATCATGGCCATGGTGAAGGCAGGGGAAAGCCGGCAAGAATGCCACGAGAAGATGCGTGTGCTGTCTCATGAGGCAGGTGCACAAGTCAAGGAGCATGGAAGGGATAACGACCTCGTGGCGCGCATCAAGGCGTGTGGTTACTTTGCTCCCATACACGACCATCTGGGGGATCTGCTTGATGCAAAGACGTTTATAGGCCGAGCACCGGAGCag GTGACCAAATTCTTGGAAATAGAGGCAAGACCAGCACTGCAGCCATTCCACGCGCAGCTTCACGGGAAGTCTGAAATCGACGTCTGA